In Fibrobacter sp. UWEL, a single genomic region encodes these proteins:
- the glmM gene encoding phosphoglucosamine mutase, producing MSKLMRSISGIRGIVGDTLTPQVLQSHVRAFLEITQAKKVVIGRDSRPTGDAIVQYVAGICRLSGVDVVDVGLSTTPSVEILTTENKADAGIIITASHNPLEWNALKFLNNKGLFLGPDDVKKLFELADANQFSYPDYRTMGKYEVAPDADGVHIDGTLKIPFVDVEAIKAKKFKVAVDAVNGAGSYIVPRLLEQLGCEVVRVHCEPDGTFPRGAEPLPENLGDLREAVKANGCAVGFAVDPDADRCALVDGLGRSIGEEYTLAIATEEVLSQKKGSVCVNLSTSRMNEDVATKYGCEFSRAKVGEINVSLQMIDNGCVIGGEGNGGVILPALHYGRDSLVAAALVLSWMAHHDGGPEKFVAENPAYVMPKKKFELGDKKVADILPKVKEVFAGWKMDERDGLWLGSEKSWVHVRASNTEPVIRVIAEAPTAEEAEALCSKVEKLI from the coding sequence ATGTCTAAGTTAATGCGTTCTATTTCGGGTATTCGCGGTATTGTAGGCGATACCTTGACCCCTCAGGTTTTGCAGTCTCACGTTCGTGCCTTCCTGGAAATCACCCAGGCAAAGAAGGTGGTCATCGGTCGCGATAGCCGCCCCACCGGCGATGCAATCGTCCAGTATGTGGCAGGCATTTGCCGTCTCTCCGGCGTAGACGTTGTGGACGTGGGCCTGTCTACCACTCCCTCTGTGGAAATCCTTACCACCGAAAATAAGGCTGACGCTGGCATTATCATTACCGCTAGCCACAATCCCCTGGAATGGAACGCCCTGAAGTTCCTGAACAACAAGGGCCTTTTCTTAGGTCCCGATGACGTGAAGAAGCTTTTTGAACTGGCTGATGCAAACCAGTTTAGCTATCCCGACTACCGCACTATGGGTAAGTACGAAGTGGCTCCCGATGCTGATGGCGTCCATATTGATGGCACCTTGAAGATTCCCTTTGTGGACGTAGAAGCCATCAAGGCCAAGAAGTTTAAGGTTGCCGTAGACGCCGTCAACGGTGCCGGTTCCTATATTGTGCCCCGCCTGCTGGAACAGTTGGGCTGCGAAGTGGTTCGCGTACACTGCGAACCCGATGGTACGTTCCCCCGCGGTGCAGAACCTCTCCCCGAAAATCTGGGCGACCTGCGTGAAGCCGTAAAGGCAAACGGTTGCGCTGTGGGCTTCGCTGTAGATCCGGATGCAGACCGCTGCGCTCTGGTGGATGGCCTCGGCCGTAGCATCGGCGAAGAATACACTCTGGCAATCGCTACCGAAGAAGTGCTCTCCCAGAAGAAGGGCTCCGTCTGCGTAAACCTCTCCACCAGCCGCATGAACGAAGATGTGGCAACCAAGTATGGTTGTGAATTCAGCCGTGCTAAGGTGGGCGAAATTAACGTTAGCCTCCAGATGATTGATAACGGTTGCGTTATCGGTGGCGAAGGCAATGGCGGCGTGATTCTGCCTGCTCTCCACTACGGTCGTGACTCTCTGGTGGCTGCAGCTCTCGTCCTTTCCTGGATGGCTCATCACGATGGTGGTCCGGAAAAGTTTGTGGCTGAAAATCCCGCCTATGTCATGCCCAAGAAGAAGTTCGAACTTGGTGACAAGAAGGTGGCTGACATTCTCCCCAAGGTGAAGGAAGTATTTGCCGGCTGGAAGATGGATGAACGTGACGGCCTATGGCTTGGTTCCGAAAAGTCCTGGGTTCACGTTCGCGCAAGCAATACCGAACCCGTCATCCGCGTGATTGCCGAAGCTCCCACTGCAGAAGAGGCCGAAGCCCTCTGCTCCAAGGTGGAAAAGCTCATCTAA
- a CDS encoding tetratricopeptide repeat protein — MTKYSAFLLAAALAIPAFAAQTAADLVDRANALYRDGRFKQAITLYRKAEDRGADPVAVSFNIANSYYQMEKYAEAAAGYRKAVDFSSGKFSPALFNMASVYFRLKQYPECVAAYHRALKLEPDNISGWLYLGEAYSKTGDKVGALRSIEKAYTLDKTDISIVYQLSEANIAVDDFDRAVAVIREGYATNPEEIDFLVYLGDVYRLEKQYEQSAGAYREALSLRADDVATMYKLADVLVEDEKQFVAMDILNSILQIKPDFTDAAIFLGNLAYDAKFLERAEFAYELAAKNGNAEAIFGFKNMAYDAHAQKRDDEALRILKIAEKYYPDDATLKADILSMSEE, encoded by the coding sequence ATGACTAAGTATTCTGCATTTCTCCTTGCGGCCGCTTTGGCGATTCCGGCTTTTGCTGCCCAGACTGCGGCCGACCTGGTGGACCGTGCAAACGCCTTGTATCGCGATGGCCGCTTTAAGCAGGCTATTACCTTGTACCGCAAGGCGGAAGACCGCGGTGCCGATCCCGTGGCCGTCAGTTTCAATATCGCCAATTCCTACTACCAGATGGAAAAGTATGCGGAAGCTGCTGCAGGTTACCGCAAGGCTGTAGACTTCTCCAGCGGGAAATTCTCTCCGGCCCTCTTCAATATGGCTTCCGTCTACTTCCGGCTGAAGCAATATCCGGAATGTGTCGCCGCCTACCATCGCGCCTTAAAGCTGGAGCCGGATAATATCAGTGGGTGGCTGTACCTGGGCGAAGCCTATAGCAAGACCGGCGATAAGGTGGGAGCGCTGCGTTCCATCGAGAAGGCTTACACTCTGGACAAGACTGATATCAGCATCGTGTACCAGCTGTCCGAAGCAAATATTGCCGTAGATGATTTCGACCGTGCGGTTGCTGTCATCCGTGAGGGATACGCCACCAATCCCGAAGAAATCGATTTTCTGGTCTATCTGGGAGATGTCTATCGTCTGGAAAAACAGTACGAGCAGAGCGCTGGCGCCTATCGCGAGGCCCTTTCCCTCAGGGCAGACGATGTGGCTACCATGTACAAGCTGGCAGACGTTCTTGTGGAAGACGAAAAGCAGTTTGTCGCTATGGACATTCTCAATAGCATTCTCCAGATCAAGCCGGACTTTACGGATGCAGCCATCTTCCTAGGAAATCTGGCTTATGACGCCAAGTTCCTGGAACGTGCGGAATTTGCCTATGAGCTTGCCGCAAAGAACGGCAATGCCGAAGCTATTTTCGGATTCAAGAATATGGCTTACGACGCCCACGCCCAGAAGCGAGACGACGAGGCCCTGCGTATTTTAAAAATCGCTGAAAAGTATTATCCCGATGACGCCACTTTAAAGGCGGACATTTTGAGCATGTCAGAAGAGTAA
- a CDS encoding diguanylate cyclase, translating to MTSGIDIRNALGSDVIGMVLVVAMIIGNIWRLRLKNRESRVLIAMLAICFVCCLSDLLSFAWDGGASVYSRVMVHGANTLLFAANAACAFSWFVFLKEHFQFEVGSTQRWILFFTMFTLFALLAANLFEPVLFYVNEHAVYERRSGYWVYILVNYGVIINSLALYFRNFRQDGFIRFFPIWLYVIPIVVATVAQTLWYGVSLMAPSFAVAIAGAFTSLQNERVFRDHPTGLFNRTFLEYVLNLYSQRGRRASGLMISLRGFEEINEKHGHNVGDLALCKAADLIKASVGDWGSILRYSGDEFIIVVDSQYDEHISNCIEKLNMNFDRFNRTTLGPYKLIVAIGYKKYDEKKENVDTFLDGLKAAVKKARVEQDQAKLEQAEAAQEA from the coding sequence ATGACATCGGGAATTGACATCAGGAACGCACTGGGATCAGACGTCATCGGCATGGTCCTGGTGGTTGCCATGATTATTGGAAACATTTGGCGTCTTCGCTTGAAAAACCGCGAAAGCAGGGTATTAATTGCCATGCTGGCTATTTGCTTCGTCTGCTGCCTTTCCGATTTACTCTCTTTCGCCTGGGATGGCGGCGCCAGTGTTTATTCCAGAGTGATGGTCCATGGTGCCAACACCTTGCTTTTCGCAGCCAATGCAGCCTGCGCCTTTAGCTGGTTCGTCTTCCTGAAGGAGCATTTCCAATTTGAAGTTGGAAGCACCCAGCGCTGGATCCTGTTTTTCACCATGTTCACCTTGTTCGCCCTGCTGGCGGCCAACCTTTTCGAGCCTGTTCTTTTCTATGTCAACGAGCACGCCGTATACGAGAGAAGGTCTGGTTACTGGGTCTATATCCTGGTGAACTACGGAGTGATCATCAATTCCCTGGCCTTGTACTTCAGAAATTTCCGCCAGGATGGATTTATCCGATTCTTCCCCATCTGGCTGTACGTCATTCCCATTGTGGTGGCAACGGTGGCCCAGACCTTGTGGTACGGCGTCTCCCTCATGGCTCCCAGCTTTGCAGTGGCTATTGCAGGTGCATTTACCAGCCTGCAGAACGAACGTGTTTTCAGAGACCATCCTACCGGCCTTTTCAACCGAACCTTCCTGGAATACGTCCTTAACCTTTATTCCCAGAGGGGACGCAGGGCCAGCGGCCTCATGATTAGCCTCCGTGGGTTCGAAGAGATCAACGAGAAGCATGGTCACAACGTCGGCGATTTGGCCCTGTGCAAGGCTGCCGATCTCATCAAGGCTTCCGTTGGGGACTGGGGATCTATCCTACGTTACTCCGGCGATGAATTCATCATCGTTGTGGACTCCCAATACGACGAGCATATTTCCAACTGCATTGAAAAGCTGAACATGAACTTCGACAGGTTCAACAGAACCACTCTTGGTCCCTACAAGCTGATTGTCGCCATTGGATATAAAAAGTACGACGAGAAAAAGGAGAACGTCGATACGTTCCTCGACGGCCTGAAGGCTGCCGTAAAGAAAGCTAGAGTTGAACAGGACCAAGCCAAACTGGAACAGGCTGAAGCAGCCCAGGAAGCCTAA
- a CDS encoding energy transducer TonB: protein MNVILKIIKRFSILTVAILSSLMLVFSVTVANLFINGKMFQEKKFVKTEVAVKKPDEVQKKKEQKKPSRKPNRQKSNSRSPKAGPRMAMNLGTAGAAGGAAISENLVADFRGGAMSTQSGDVDKKPTSRAMPNFQVPPQIRDREIDAMLRLSFCVDVTGRAYDIRVIEETPAGTGLAQAGKDALGRMSFEPAEKDGKSVPFCGMEQPFEVKFHD, encoded by the coding sequence ATGAACGTCATTCTGAAAATCATCAAGCGTTTTTCGATCCTCACGGTAGCGATCCTCAGCAGCCTCATGCTGGTGTTTTCCGTGACGGTTGCAAACCTGTTCATCAATGGCAAGATGTTCCAGGAAAAGAAATTCGTGAAGACGGAAGTGGCGGTGAAGAAACCGGATGAAGTCCAGAAGAAGAAGGAACAGAAAAAGCCTTCCCGCAAGCCTAACCGTCAGAAGTCTAATTCCCGCAGCCCTAAGGCAGGTCCTCGTATGGCAATGAACTTGGGTACTGCAGGTGCCGCCGGTGGCGCAGCCATTAGCGAAAACCTGGTGGCGGATTTCCGCGGGGGCGCCATGTCTACCCAAAGCGGTGATGTGGACAAGAAGCCTACCAGTCGAGCCATGCCCAATTTTCAGGTGCCGCCCCAGATTCGCGATCGTGAAATTGACGCTATGCTGCGTTTAAGTTTTTGTGTGGATGTGACGGGTCGTGCTTATGACATTCGCGTGATTGAAGAAACTCCTGCGGGAACAGGCCTTGCCCAGGCGGGTAAGGATGCTCTAGGCCGCATGAGTTTTGAACCTGCAGAAAAGGATGGCAAGTCGGTGCCCTTCTGCGGTATGGAACAACCGTTCGAGGTGAAATTCCATGACTAA